From the genome of Kluyveromyces lactis strain NRRL Y-1140 chromosome F complete sequence:
CAAGTCCCGAGAGAGCCATGACTTTAACCATTTCTAAGTCACCTCTGAAATCACCAGATAATGTTTCAACCAAAATATTGGGCGCCTTTTGCTTTATCTTCTGAACAGTTTCTGCCAAATGGTATGCACCACCATCCACGAGATCATCTCTATCAACGGTAGTTAACACGACGTAACCCAGACCCCATCTCGAAATAGCTTCTGCAGTATTCTCTGGTTCTGTCGGATCCGGTGCTGAAGGTTTCCGATTAGTCTTCACGGAACAGAATCTACAACCTCTGGTACAAGTATCACCTAACAACATGATTGTTGCTGTTGCCTTTGACTTATCACCACCACCCCAACATTCTCCGATGTTGGGACACTTAGCTTCCTCACAAACGGTACTTAGTTTCAACTCCTTCACGTCGTTTTTCAACTTATGGAAATTTGAACCCTTGGCAATCGGCACTTTTAACCAAGTTGGTAGCCTTTGCACTTCTTCACTGTTCTGCCTTGCCTTTTCTAACGGATCTAAGGTAAATTTTTGTGCATTACCGTTAacaaaatcttcaaaagaggGCCCTTTATTCAACTTATCTGTGAAATGAGTAGTCTTCCTTCTTCTAGAAACAGATGGCTGGGTAGACCTTACCACAGTTTCTGTAATGAACCGTTTTTGTACCGAACGAATTCCTGGTTTTAGCATTATCTTTACTATTATATTCGAATGTGTCTTTCCACCAGGCAGCGTTCAGATCGTTCCCTTATCCCGAGTTTCAAAGGTAATAAAACTCCAAAAGACACACACGCGAGTCCAAAGTTGCGATACTACACAGAGAGACACCAGGCGCAAGAAAACCTTATCAGAGCAAATGTCTATTTCTATTCCCTATGTTTTCTGTCAAATTCATCGTATATGTCAATTTTACgtatatattatatataaaattAACTCGAACTAGtggaaatatttcaaaatcacAGCATCAAACTCCAGCTTCATCACATCGCTTATTCCGGTTGAACAACTGGAAACGACATGGGGCAGACAAgtaaaaaaacaaaaacaaaaagacTTGGAACGAGATAATAGCGTAATCAAAGGTCACGTGAAAGAATAATCGTTACCCGgattttattattatccCACGTCCGGGTGAAGATAAGTATTCGCGTGGGTTATGAGGTAACGTAAAATCAGAGAAGAGGTAGGGTAATAGAGATAGAGATGATACGATATGAGATATAAGGCTCTGATATAATATTGTTCTTACACAAGAATTAAATAACTATGTTCAACGAAATAACCTCCttataacaaaaaaacCCAATGAGAGACTACCTTATATAGCTTGCGGTATCCCTCTTAACATATAATGcaaaaatgatatttcattgtGACTTAGTTTCGAAAAGTAAATATATGATCAGTGATAGCAGATGAAACTACTACTCTCAATCTATTTAGTGCATGTGCAGGAAGAACCTGAACAGTTACAGGTAGATGAGGTAGAGCCACTGCATGAACAACCGGAAGAAGACATTGTAATTGATTTATTTGTTTGTGTTTTAGTTTCTGAAACTTATCCGTTTGTAGAGTTTTTTAAGTTGAATGAATGGGTGTTCAAAATGCTCAAAGTAGTTTCCAGTGTGCAAAGAAGTACTTTAAGGGACTCAAATTGCTCTGTTATATACGTTTTTCTAGTAGATATGTTTCCATACGAATCACCAGTTTAACGggtgaaaagaagaaaagaaaaaagaaagtagTTTCAGTAGTGTAAAAGGGGGGAAGGAAGGGATTCATAAAATGCTCTGGTTTCTTCTGGAGAATTATTTTTTTCGTCAGCGTTTATCTCGCAGAATTTGTCCTAGAAGGGGCGTTGGGAAACGCTGATGCGGGAAAACCCTAAAAATACAATTCAAGGCTTAACTAATGGCACTATGAAGGAGGAAAGATGAGAAAAGAcgaataaagaaacaacgaaaaaaaacaaagaactaTCGCATAGTGCGTTTTTTTGCTGACTCCTTAAAAACCGAATGCGATTTTCCATGCCTCGCTGAGTCATGCTATTCCAGAAGATAAATCTGTCAATGCAAAATGAGCGATGTTGATGATAGGGCTATTAAATAAAAACTGGCGAAATAGACCCATCCCCACACATCACTGAAGTTAGAGAATATTGTACTTCATACTGAATATTATGGACACTAGAGACTCGCTCCAGAGGGTTAGTAGAGTTAACATTGATCTTGAACTTTTTCGACTTCCTGCTGTAATTGGTAATACTTCGAGTTGAGAGTGAGGAGTTGGTTTACTAAGTACATCATTTAAGATGATCCCTTCGGCGTGATATAGTACTTTATATGTTGGACTGGATATTCATCATGTTTGGTAGTAGGGTCTTGGCCTAGAGGGTTAGTAGTATTAATGTAATTGGATGCCATTCTGACTTGTAattgttaatgaaataaatggATAATTAAATTGGTGATCGACTAATTAAGTAAATTACTTACGGTGTtctccttggtttcttacATCTGACATATAAGTTAATGTAGAACAGTAATTCATATGTCGTCAAATCCTGATGGgaaaattggatgaagaaaccatctacttatatacttttcaGATTGGGCTTCCAATCACCAAACGCTGTAGCCTTGATCCTAGTTCCTCTCAGCTTCAGCTTCTTATCTAGCATTGGTTCAATAACTGGCGTCTTAGAAGTGCTCGTACAACTCCAGGGAACAACACTATATAGAATAACAGGCGATGCTATCAACGCGTCAAATGTaaaaattggatgaagaaactatCTGGGTGTGTGctttttgaagtttttgTAAATCACCACACCCGCTTTAGCCTTGAATTCAATTcaccttttttttttcagctTCATAATCAGCAATGGTTCAATGAATAGCGTATTAAGGTTTCCGGAATTTGCACGGGATAATACTAGGTGTTATATCCTTAATCTTATCAACATTGGCTCCAGCCTTACAGCCTCTATTAAATGAATGAGGCACGGCCCATAATTTTCAAgatagtatttttttttattatatatgGATAAATTATAGAAAAGATTAATTATAAGTAATTATGCTAATGTACTCTTAAAGTTACTTCCCGATTAAAGTGGCGGGCTAGAGATCCCGCACAACAAAAAACTTGTCAGATAAGTTAACATAAAAATCTGGACAGAGGTAAGGTAGAAGATCCGGAATCAGAGGCTAAGATATAGTATTGTTCATATATATCTAGATACTAAATAGCCATTATTCAACTCAACAATCTCTATGTTTAAAAAACTCATGAGCGCATCATGTAGTAGCGAGTGCTCTTCTTAACTATTTCACAAAAAAATGTCTCGAAGTAAATACAAGTTTAGGACTAGCAGATGCGAATTCTACCCAAATCCTACTTCCTACATGTGCAAATAGAACCTGAACAATCGCAAGCACATGTGGTAGATCTCGAACAGTCGCAGGTACACAAGGTACAACCACTGCATGAACAACCGTAAGAAGACATTGTAACCGATTTATTTGTTTGTGTTCTAGTTTCTGAAACTTATCTGTTTGTAGAGTTTCTAAGATGATTAGTTTTAAAAGTGCTTAAGTAGTTTCAAGTGGGCAGAGGAGTACTCTAAAGGACTCAAATTGCTCTGTTATATACGTTT
Proteins encoded in this window:
- a CDS encoding uncharacterized protein (no similarity); amino-acid sequence: MKLLLSIYLVHVQEEPEQLQVDEVEPLHEQPEEDIVIDLFVCVLVSETYPFVEFFKLNEWVFKMLKVVSSVQRSTLRDSNCSVIYVFLVDMFPYESPV
- the LIP5 gene encoding lipoate synthase (highly similar to uniprot|P32875 Saccharomyces cerevisiae YOR196C LIP5 Protein involved in biosynthesis of the coenzyme lipoic acid), producing MLKPGIRSVQKRFITETVVRSTQPSVSRRRKTTHFTDKLNKGPSFEDFVNGNAQKFTLDPLEKARQNSEEVQRLPTWLKVPIAKGSNFHKLKNDVKELKLSTVCEEAKCPNIGECWGGGDKSKATATIMLLGDTCTRGCRFCSVKTNRKPSAPDPTEPENTAEAISRWGLGYVVLTTVDRDDLVDGGAYHLAETVQKIKQKAPNILVETLSGDFRGDLEMVKVMALSGLDVYAHNMETVEALTPHVRDRRATYRQSLSVLECAKKTVPTLVTKTSVMLGLGETDEQVLQTMKDLRAIGCDVITFGQYMRPTKRHMKVVEYVTPEKFDYWKQKALELGFLYCASGPLVRSSYKAGESFIENVLRGRSRARI